The Alphaproteobacteria bacterium US3C007 genomic interval GATGGTGATGAATGTCAGTTAATACTGGGTGATAACATTCTTTATGGAAATAATTTGCATGAAATACTGACACCACCCGAGCGCGACGCTTGTAAGATTCTTTGTTATCCAACTTACGATCCCGGTTCATTCGGCATTATTAGTTTTGATGCGAATGAGAAGCCAATCAACATCACAGAAAAACCAGTCGGCCTGAATTTTGGTTATGCAGTACCCGGGGTGTATTATTTTCCGGGTGATGCCTGTGAGATTGCGAGTACATTGAATAAGTCTAGTCGGGGTGAACTTGAAATCGCAGATTTGTTAACACATTATCTGAAAAAAGAGCGTTTGCAGTGTTCAAAATTAGGCCGTGGAATTGCTTGGATGGATGCAGGGACTCCACAGGGTATCTTAAACGCTTCGAACTTCATACAAACTCTCGAAACCAATCAAAATATGATGATTGGCTGTTTAGAAGAACTTGCTTTTCGGAAAAACTTTATTACCAGAAGAGAGCTCGAAAAATTGATTTTAAGTATGCCGTCCGGAGAATATCAGAACTATCTTAAAAGGATTAAAGATCATGAAACATATTGAACGCCATCGATATTCTGACAAGGGCAGCGAATTTATAAACCTTTATGCTCAGAATATTACCACAATAGCAAAAATAGAAAATATTTTCGACCTTGTTTAAGCATGAAAATTATCCGCAGAGTAAAAAGGTGGACTAGAGCAAATGTGGAATAAAATTTTTATCGATGTGTTCGGTGACGATCGAGGACAGTTACTGCCTATTGAATTTCGAAATTTAGAATTTAAACCAAAGCGGTTATATACGATATTTGGCAACCAAAATGGGCTAACACGAGGGGAACATGCTCACAAAAACCTCAAACAATTGATTTTAAATATTTCAGGTGAATTTGATCTGTATCTCTACGACGGAAAGAATAGTGAAGTCGTGGAGTTGCGACACCCTGGACAGGCAGTGTACGTAAGTGGAGTTGTTTGGAGAGAACTACGAAATATATCTGAAGACTGTGTAATCAACGTTCTTGCTGATCAGCCTTTCGAACAAGCTGATTATATTCACTCTTTAGATGAATTTTATAAAGAGGTTATAAAAGATGATAACGTTTAATGACCAATCAATCATCAATTTAGCAGAGATTTTTTCTGCAAATGATCACACCTCTACTACAACTGGTGGTCAATATAGTAAGGATTGCACAACCCTGATCTCGCAAAAAACAGGATATAAATATGCGTTTCTAACTCCGTCTTGCACTTCGTCAATTGAGATTATGTCACAATTCTTATTTGCGTCAGGTCTAACCAATGTTATTGTGCCGAGTTTTACTTTTACAACTTCAGTAATTCCATTTATCGACCGTGGTTTAAAGGTAACCTTTTGTGATGTTGACCCAAATACAGGTTGCATTTCCCCTAATGAATTAAAAAAAGTAATTACTTCACGACATGACGCAGTGTTGTGTGTATCCTATGCAGGTTACCTCCCACACCAAGAAGAAATTTCAGAAATATGCAAACAGAATAACTGTATGTTTTTACAAGATGACGCTCAATCAATCGGTAACATAGGCCGTAATGATGAGGGCATGTTGCCTATTGCCGACTTTAGTGCATTGAGCTTCCACTACACTAAAAATATCAGTTGCGGAGAGGGTGGGGCGCTCTTGTTTAATAATAGTGCTTTCTTCGACCAAGTTACGGAAATAGTTAATAAAGGAACAAACAGACATCTGTTCCTCAAAGGGCAAGTAGAAAAATACAATTGGACAAGCTTGGGTGGCAGTCATTTAATGTCCGAAGTGACCGCTATCGTGTTGTTATCGCAGCTAAGTAAAATAGATGTTATAACAGAGTATAGAAGAAGAATTTGGGATGTATATGCACAGGTTCTGAAGGATTGCGTTCGGTTTGTACATGATCGTGAGAGATCCACAAATGGACACATTTTTGGTGTGTTAACTCGTGATGCTTCGGATCAAAAATTACTGATAAAATTTTTGAAATCTAAAGGGGTGCAGGCAGTTGAGCACTATACCGATTTATCGGCTTCGCCATTTAGCAAAAAAGCCTCTATAGAAAAGCATTGTTCTGGCGCACGTGAAATTAGTTCTCGAATTGTGAGGCTACCCATTGGGCTTCACGTAACTGAAAATGAAGCTACAAGAATAGCAAATTTTGTGAAAGTTTACTTTGAATAACGCACTTCATATTTTGGCGTTGAACTATAATAACGGCCGTTACGTAAATGAGTTTTTAACCAGTTTAAAATCACAATGTTTAATTAATTGCGTTGTGACTATTGTAGATGATGCATCGACGGATGGAAGTGCTCAAGACATTATTTCATTCGTTCATGAGCATGCTCTAGACTGGAACGTTGTAATTAATAGTCAAAACGAAGGGATAAATGCTACCATATATCACAATTTAGATACTCGTTACGCTTTCACAAAGATTATTGCAACAGATGACATATTTGCGGCAGATGCTGTAACTAAATATTCAAAGCATTTGCATAACAGTAGAGCTGACATTTTGTACAGTGATGGTTTAATTATTGATCAAAAATCACAGAAGATTGGAGAATATAATTCTGTACCAGCATGGTTTTTCAATTCAGGTTTCTTCTTTCAACTGAGTCTGTATAATAACTTTCTACCGAGTCCTACAGTAGTTGTGAAAACGTCTCTAATGATGACTGCACTAGAAACATACTCACATATTAAAAATATGGAGGACTGGCCCTTATTAGTACATTCACTAAGACAGCGGAGTAGATATATCAAGTTAGACTCTCGATTGATATTGTATCGCCGTCATGCTCAGTCGTTGGCCGTTGCAACATCACCTGGTGGGATTGGGAATAATGGGATGGATAGAATGGCTTTTGATATCTCTAAAGTTTTAGATCAAAACGTAAAGTCTGCTTCGATGCGTACAAAGTTAATAGGAATATACCCTAGGGTTTTTGAATTGAAAAATGGTAAAAATTCAAGATTTGTTGGCTCTATTAAATATTTTGCGATTGAAAGTTTATTCTTGAAAATCCTCATGTATATTTCCACAGGCAGTGCTCGTTTCGTAAAATTAAAGGGAGATTTTTATGATTAATATTTTTGGAGCAGTTATAAATTTTATTTTCAATCCTGCCTACTCGCTCAACATGAAAATACGCCGGAATGTTGCAAAAAATCTTTCCCGGAAAAAGAGAACACTAGATTTTGGGTGCGGTACGTGCATTCATGCTGATTGCGTTGAACCACAATATTACATTGGGGTCGACGTAGAAGATCGGCGTGGTCCTGAAAGTTCTGAAGTAAAGCATATTGTTTATTCCGGGAATAATTTATCTTCGCTTAAACTTGGAAAGGTGGAGCAAATACTTTGTTTGGAGGTTTTGGAGCATATTTCAGAATATGAAAAAGCGTTATCGGAATTAACTAATACACTCGTACCCGGTGGAATTATGGTTATATCGGTGCCATTTATTTGGCCAGAGCACGAAACACCCAATGACTTTAATCGTTTTACGATTTACGGCCTATCTGAGTTGCTCTTAAAGCATAATTGCGAAATTCTTGAGTGTAAAAAAATTGGATTCGCTACCTTAACATTATTTACGCTGTCGATAAGAAATATATTGAGGTCAATATTAGGGAGAAACATATCAATACTATTATGTGCAGGGTTATCTATTATTTGCAATATCCTAAACCTCTTGAATCGTAGTCAACATGCGGCTTTGTATACTAACACAATAGTAGTGGTACAGAAAATTGATACATAAATTATCTGATGTCAGATCTAATTGTATCGGTATAGGGACTAATGTGTGGCAATTTACCGTAATATTGGAAGGTTGTGTAATTGGTCGTAATTGTAATATCTGCTCGCACTGCTATATTGAATCCGGAGTTATCGTCGGTGATAATGTAACTATTAAAAATAGTGCCATGATTTATGACGGAGTACAGATTGGCGATAATTGTTTTATTGGCCCGAATGTAACTTTTACAAACGATCGTTACCCAAAATCTAAGAATGTTAATTTTCAGAAACTAGAGACGCAAGTTGGTGCAGGGACATCTATAGGTGCGGGTGTAACTATTCTTCCTGGCGTAAAAATTGGAAAAAATTGTGTGGTAGCAGCTGGTGCAACTATCATTAGAGATTTGCCTGATAATGCAAAATACATTAAATAACGTTCGTTGCAAAGCTAAATTTATTTATATCGTTCCGTCTAGTCGGAGCATAGACGAGGCAAAAACAACATTGCAATCAATCGATTATTGCTCTAGAAATTCTCGCGACGTTTTTATGATTATACTGATACTTAATGGAGAGTTGGGTAACAGTGAATTGTCATTGGCTGAATTTGATGTCGAAATCGTGGTTCTGCGTGATGTCAATATCACGAATGTTTCCGCTGCGCGTAATTTGGGCTTAAATTACTTGGAACGCTTTGAATATATCCAGTCATTCATTTGTTTTCTAGATGGCGGCGATGTGCTTGTAAAAGTCCCACGTATTTCATGGTCACCAAAAACAATTTATAGAACTCGGCATTATGAGCTTTCAAGTCGCGGAAAATATGACGCTTTTTTATTCCCTTTAGCTTTTAAAGAATTCGTTAACCCCTTCGCAATTGGTGCGACATATGTTTCTTCGGAGATTATTAGAGATATGATTAGATTTAGGGAAGGTCGTAAAGAAGACTGGAAATATTGGTTAGAATGTTTAGCTTGTGGGTACGGTGTACGGGAATCTAATCTACGTACTTATGTTTATACGACGTCAGGTTCTGTCAGTCACGCAACTCGGAAATTACCACTGTATAAAGAGCAAGTAAAGTTTTTCGCTAATCGCTCGCGCAGTAATGGCTTAACTCTTTATCTTGATGTTGTGTTCAAATTTTTGGTTCACATCTTTCTAAACTCGTTAAAATGGACAATCTTGAGGAAAAAAAAATGAAAATAATGGTACTCGGCGGCGACGGATTTTGCGGTTGGCCCACAGCACTTGAATTAATTCACAACGGTCATGAAGTTCTGATCGTAGATAATTTAGCAAGACGGAATATTGACAATGAACTTTCGACTCAGTCTCTCACGCCGATAACTGACATAAACCAAAGGATTTCAGTTGCAAACGAATTAGTTGGAACACTTGGTTTTGTTTACTTAGATATCTCCTCGCAGTTTACTGAATTCAAAGACTGTGTATCTGAATTTCGTCCAGACACCATTGTTCATTTTGCTGAACAAAGATCTGCTCCATATTCAATGCTCGACGCAGACCGAAGAATTTATACAACTAACAATAACGTTAATGGTACTACAAATGTGTTAAACGCAATTATTGAAGTTAATCGTGATATCCATTTGGTACACTTAGGCACAATGGGTGTTTATGGTTACAATGATAACTTTGGTAAAATTCCTGAGGGTTATTTGGACATTACTATCAAATCTACGGGATACCCAACGGAAATCCTTTATCCTGCTAACCCAGGTAGTGTTTATCACATGACAAAATGTCTAGATCAATTGTTGTTTCAGTTTTACTGCAAGAATTGGGGTTTAAAGATTACCGATTTGCATCAAGGGATTGTATGGGGTACGGAAACAAAAATTACTAAACGGCACGACAGTTTGTCGAACCGTTTTGATTATGATGGTGAATTTGGTACTGTTTTAAATAGATTTTTGACTCAAGCAGCGAAGGGTTTACCATTGACTGTGTACGGTTCTGGTGGACAACGGCGGGCTTTTATTAATATCAATGACACAACAAAGTGCGTAAGGCTGGCAATAGAAAATCATGACTTCGAGCGCAAAAAGGTCCGTATTTTCAATCAAGTGTCCGAGGTAAGGGGTGTAGAGGAACTCGCACATATTATTAGCGATCTAACAGGATGTGAGGTGTCTTATGTGGACAACCCTCGCAAAGAATTAGCTAAAAATGAACTATTTGTCGAAAATGCTGGTCTCCGCAGCTTGGGATTTGAGCCTATTACACTGAATGAGGGGTTACTGGATGAAATTCTTCAGGTTGTGACACCCAATTTACATCGCATGAATGACGCCAATGTTACTTCGAGAGCAAAATGGTAGTAAAATTAATTGACCTCGATCGCGTTAATGGATCTGCATTTAATAGTTTCTTAAATGAGTTGATAAGACTCAAAGGATCAGATGAAGCCTTTCCATTTTGGATAAATGGCAAGAATAAAGAGCTGTTTGAAGACTCGTTTGGAAAAGAAATATCAGGTTGTGATTATAATATTGGTGTTGGTAATGGATATGATGCTATTCGAATTGGCACAAAAGCTTTGATCTCTGCGGGAATTTTAAAAATCGGGGACGAAGTACTTGTACCAACAAACACTTTCATCGCATCAGCGTCGGCGTTAATCGATGCTGGTTTAAAAGTTAAATTCGTAGATGTGGAAAAAGACGACGGTTTGGCTTCGGTCAATTGCTTTACAGAGGGAGTAACTGAACGCACTAAAGCCATTATGTGCGTCCACTTGTATGGCAAAGCATCCAAACTTAAGGAATTATATGATTTCTGTGAAGTAAATAATATTGTTCTGATGGAGGATTGTGCTCAAGCTCACGGTGCAAGATCGGATCAAATCGTATGTGGATCTGCTGGCAACATATCATTCTATAGTTTTTATCCTGGAAAAAGTTTAGGCGCACTTGGCGATGGAGGAATGATTTCAACATGCAATTTGGCAATTGCCAACCATTGCCGCATGATTTCAAATTATGGCAGTAGAGAAAAATACAAATATGAAAGTATTGGACAAAATAGTCGTTTAGATGAGATCCAAGCTATATTTTTAATTGAAAAATTAAAAACCTATTTCGAAAATTGTAAAAAAAGAATAGCGCTTGCAAAGCTTTACTGTGATTCAATTAACAATCCAAATATTGAATTAATGAATTATGGAAACATGGATGGTGATCATATTTTTCACTTATTTCCAGTTCTTGTGCGAAATCGCAAAACATTTCAATCTTACATGTCGAAATGTGAGATAGAAACCGGTGTTCACTATCCTCAATCTCTTGACAAACTAGAGATATTTAAAAACGTTGAGCGCGTTAAAATCAAAAATGCACATATCATTAGTGAGTCCATTGTATCTCTGCCAATGCATGAATGCTTAGAGCGTGCTGAAATAAATCATGTAATCGAAATGGTCAATAATTTCAGTTGTTAATAGCTATTACAACGTTTGCTATTTTTGCTCCTGGAGTTTATTTCTGTTTGATCAGAAGTAACGATGCATCCGCATTATCTGCAAACTCTCAAAGATTAACATTTTTTTTCCAATTTATTCCAATTATTTTTGGAATAGTTGCAATTGGCGTGTTCGATATTGAATTATGGCAAGGTTTACACTCTAAAATCTCAGATAATACAAGATTTATTGTCACAGTACAGTCAATATTCACATTATACGCAATGCTTTTCATATTGAAGATTAATCACAGAAACTTCAAGAATATCGACACAGTATTTATACAAAAACGAAATTATCGCTTCTTTAAAGTCAGCAAGTTTGTTGTTATAAGTCTATCGATTATAATATTATGCATGGTGTTTGAATTATATCGAATACCATCTTATCCTTTAATAATTGCATTAACAGAGGGACCAGTGGCAGGTGCTATTGCGCGCGGAGAAGTAATAAATTATCAAATTAAAAATGGTATACCACTTTTTGGCTACATCCTATATTTTGCGCCTACTATTTTCTTGGTATGGTTAATGTATTTCTACTACCAGAAAGGTGTGAAAATATTATTTTGGTTTTATTTGGGAGTGTATGTTTTATTTAATTCTATAATTTTGTCGAAATCTATCTTTTTAGTGCCGCTTTTGTTAATAGCATGGGTGAGGTATACTGTGCTGAAATTGAAGATTGATATATTATTCTTAATGTTAATATTACTTAGCATACTCACTATGTTTTATCTCGTTGCCCAGTCAAATTTAATGGATATCTTAGAAAATATTTTAAGAAGGGTATTCATCGGTCAGTCAATGGGTATGTTCCTTATTCGAGAATACTTCACTGAGCAAGATATGAACGCTTTATTTTATGGGTTTCCATTACATCGACTTTTTGGTGTTGAAAGTTTTGATCCATCGGCTCTCGTCGTGGAAAAAATATTTGGGGCAGAGGTAGATGGTTTTGTAAATATAAATTCATTTTTTGTTGGTCAGGGTTTTGTAATGGTTGGAAATGCGATAATAATAATTGGACCTTTAATTTATTTTTTAAATATCTGGATGATTTTTCAAATAAGTAAGTTCTTCAAAAGAACTACATCCAATAATTTACAAAGTGTAATAGTCTTGTACTTCGTTCTTACGCTACCAATCAACACTAATTTCGCTTTGTTATTATACCTAAAGCCTGTTTTGGGCTTTGTGTTGGTATCGTTATTCTTTGAAACGTGTGCATATTTTTCAGGTGAAAGCAAGTTAATTAGTAAAGCGGATTGTAGATAAGATGAAAAATTTAGTGATAATTTGCTCGTGTGTCACGACCAGTTCGGGGGTACATGGGGGAGTATCAACGTTAATAAACGAGATTTCTGATAATATTGAGGGACATGGCGTTGATTTACAAATCATCGCTTTGCATGGGATATCACCCGTCAACGATACAAATAATGTAACGGTGTTGCAAAGTTGGGAACATCAGTCAGATTGGAATAAATTTATTAAATTCATATACTGGATTAAAACTTCATTTTTGCTATTGGTCCATTTGATCCAAGGGTATAGGCATTATCGTCAAACCCCTATAATTTCAACCAGTCCAGGCCCCAGCTGTATTCTCCCCTTTCTATTTAACAAGGTTTTTATTTGGGAAAATGTCGCGTTTTTTGGGAAAAGAAATTCAATCGACTCGTTGCGGCTTAGGTTGTTTTCAGTGTTTAGATCCACAATTATTGTGCCTACGGAGTCAGAGAAAGAGTATTTAAACACATTATTTCCTAAATTATTAGTTGTCCATTTACGTAATTGGGTTTCCCCAAAAGTATTGAGAAAACTCGACACGTTTGTTTTAAGTTCAACGAATGAATTTCGTCTTTTGGCGGCAGGGATGTTACATGAGCGTAAAGGTTTTGATCTGCTGCTGGAAGCGTTGAGTCGTGTGGATAGTCCGATAAGAAAACGAATTAAAGTAGATATATATGGCGAAGGAAGCGAGAGAGAAAATCTTGAAGGACTGATCGATGATTTGAGTTTAACGTCACAGGTGAGTTTGAAAGGGTTCAGTGAAAATTTGTACGCAAGTTATCGTTATTACGACTGTTTTGTTTTACCTTCACGGTTTGAAGGTTTTCCCTTGGTTATGCTTAATGCCTTGTACGCTGGGCTTCCTGTGATAGCATTTGATTGCCCAACGGGTCCCGGTGCGATTATTAATTCTGATAATGGCTTTCTCATTGAAAACGGCAATGTGCAGGAGATGGCGAAAGCGTTTGAAAAAATAATTAAAACACAGGACCATGTTACTTTCCGAAAAGCTTGCCCAGAGAGTGTTAGCAACTTCCGATTAGACAACTCAATAACTACACTGTTGGATATTGTGTTTCATTGCAAATCATAATTGGTAGTGGTGCTGTTCAAGTTATTTGAGACCTAGACGCTGTCCAACGCCGGGACGATTTAATAGTGGTTTCCACCAAGCTGAGTTATTCAAATACCATTCGACTGTTTTCTCCAAACCCTGTTCTATGGTCATTGATGGGCGCCACGATAGTTCATTTCTTAAACGGCCAGGATCAATAGCGTAACGTGCATCATGACCAGGACGATCAGTCACAAATTCAATAAGAGTTTCGTAGCTCGCTTGATCACGCGGCTGTAGGCGATCCAAAATACCGCAGATAGTTTTAACTATCTGCAGATTTGTTCGCTCATTTTCGCCTCCAATATTGTAGCTGCGACCTAGTCTTCCCTTTTCTAGTACTAGCAACAAAGCATCCGCGTGGTCTTCTACGTATAACCAGTCACGGATGTTGCTACCATCCCCATAAATAGGTAACGATTTTCCAGCGAGTGCATTCAAAATAACGAGTGGTATTAGTTTTTCTGGAAAATGATAGGGTCCATAGTTGTTGGAGCAATTGGTCATTACGACGGGTAGGCCATATGTTTCAAACCATGCGCGTACTAAATGATCTGAACTAGCTTTACTCGCTGAATAAGGGCTGCGAGGATCATAAGGGGTTTCTTCGGTGAAAGTACCTATTTGCCCCAGTGAACCAAAAACTTCATCAGTACTAACGTGATGGAAACGGAATTTTTCAGGTTTACCCTCTGTTCGCCAATAGCTAAGAGACGTCTCTAAAAGATTGAAGGTTCCAATTATGTTGGTTTCGATAAAGTTGATCGGATCGTCAATCGAACGGTCCACATGAGACTCGGCTGCTAAATGTATTACTTTGTCGGGCCGGTGTTTGGAGAACACTTTAACAAGCGCTGTGCTGTCCCGAATGTCCACTTTTTCAAACATATAGTTTGGATGATCTTCAACGCTGGCTAAACTTGCTAAGCAAGATGCGTAGGTTAACGAATCGACATTCACCACTGAATACCCACGGGAAATGGCTAACCTAACCACTGCTGATCCAATAAATCCCGTACCTCCTGTGACCAATATTTTCATTAATTATCTCCGTAAAAATACGTGCATTTTAATAGCGCTGGTTGCAAGTCTACCGTTAAAATTGAGAACCTAGAACTTTCATATACGACAAGCTTTTGGCCGGATCTACAAACCGGTTCAGTTGCGTGTATTTACACAGAAAGTAAATTAATCTCAACTTTAGTGACATTGTTGTAATCAGTCTGTAAAACAAAAAGTAAGTTTGATACAAGGGATAGATAGATTTCGTAAGAACTAATGCTGTTTTAGATACATGTTTACGATTTTGATTGCTCTTTTTTGATCGCCGGGATCGAGCCTTACTATATCGCTCATTTCAAACCAAACTGAATTAGGCTCTGCAATCCTTTCAGTAGTCAACAAAATTGTGTGTCGTTTGATGCAAAGTAACGCATCATATTCAAATGTTGAATAATTTTCCAATTGTATGACCTGTTTGCCTTTTTCGAAACTTATTATATTTTTTTCATAATAGAAAGCATCCAACTCACCTTTGTGCGCGAGTTTAGCGGTTTCAATGAACTCATAGGCGTAAGCCGAAAAAAATATCACGAAACGTAAGCCTTTAAATTTTGCCGTGCTTTAAACAATACCAGTGTTGAGATTCAAATACAACTTTGTTGGACATGTAGAACACGGCAAGTCCCAACTACACTCAATATAAAAGTGTTAATGGGTCATCCGCCAGTAAAGCTTTTTTATCTATCATAAATCAAATCAGGCGGCGCTATGACTTAGCGAGACTTCGCTAGTTCAAAAGAGAAGTTTTTAAAACGTTATGCTTTGGCAGCACAAAGGTTCAGAATTGACGTAAATAGTGCACGTCGTAACTTGTTCCAAGCATTTTAGGTGGTAGCTGGATCGTCGAGCGAAATTGGCTGTTTTTGATAATTGTAAGTATCCAGAAAACATGTACTTTAAAGCATTATGCATTTAATCTGAGGCATATCCGGCAGCTTTGAGGAAGTTCCAACACTCCTGCGGGTCGAACAGGTCGCAGATGTCTCCGAGAGCCTGGAGCAAGGTGTCAAAGTTTCTGGCACCGATGCGTCGCAGGTGGGCCTTGAGTTTCGAGAAGGCCATCTCGATGGGATTGAGATCGGGGCTGTAAGCAGGCAGGAACAAGAACCAGCAGCCGCGCTCCTTCAGGGCTTGTGCCGCGCGTGGACTTTTGTGGGTGGACAGGTTGTCGAGGATGACAACAGTCCCCGGATCAAGTGCCGGGACCAGTTGCGTCTCGATATAGGTATCGAAAGCAGGGCCGTTCATTGCGCCGTTGATCACCCATGGCGCGATCAGGGCGTTTTGCGTTAGACCGGCAAGAACGTTTGAGTACCCCACTTGCCGAAGGGTGCGGTGCCATAGAGCCGTTCCCCGACAGGCGCTCGCCCACGCAGCCGCGTGAGGTTTGTCTTGACCGCCGTTTCGTCGATGAAAACCAGCCTGTGCGGCTCCGCGCGCATGCGGGGTTGACGGTGCGTGATCCAATCACGGCGGGCCTGACGCAGCGCAGGTCGATCACGTTCCGCCGCGATCAGTCCTTTTTTATATGACAGCCCGGCCCGTTCGAGCGCGCGGTGCAGCGAAGAAAGCTGCACCTCTACGCCATGTGTTTCGGCCAGGGCACAGGCCAATTCCTTGAGCGTGATGTCCGGTTCAGCCTGCACGATCTCCAGCAGAAAATCCCTGTACTAAGAGAGTTTGCCGAACTGGCCGGCAGGGCGGCCTTGCGGCTTGGGTACAGCCGTGCCGTGTTCACGATGCTGCGCTGCCAATCGCACCGCCGTGGCTGCACTCACACCGAACAGCCGCCCTGCGGAACGGGCCGAGTTGCCCTCAGCGACGTAGGCGCAAATCCGTTCCCGAAGGTCCAAAGAATAAGGTTTGGACATGATCCACCTCCAAACAGAAGTGAATCAGACAAAGGTGGGCCTATGAACCCCAATTCGATTCAAATCAAACGCAAACCGCTTTAGTAGGGCAATGAACATTGTTTAGTTTATAAATTGTGCCTATCTAGTTAGAGTTATATTCTACTTATACTCAACAGATCTGTAATGTAAAATCTCTGGCACAGGTACGCTTCAGACATTCGATATATATTAGGCAAGTCGTGAGCTGACTATCGTTTGAGTAGGTGAAAATTAATGTGTCAACCACGTGAAACATACCGAAGATACTACTTCCAAATATTATGCTGCGAAAACCGTAAATACCTCGAAA includes:
- a CDS encoding sugar phosphate nucleotidyltransferase produces the protein MKTIILAGGNGTRLYPLTATTNKHFLQVYNKPMIYYSMSLSLLAGSRDILLICRECDLDNFQKLFGDGSHLGIRVKYSVQKKPNGLPEALIIGKDYLDGDECQLILGDNILYGNNLHEILTPPERDACKILCYPTYDPGSFGIISFDANEKPINITEKPVGLNFGYAVPGVYYFPGDACEIASTLNKSSRGELEIADLLTHYLKKERLQCSKLGRGIAWMDAGTPQGILNASNFIQTLETNQNMMIGCLEELAFRKNFITRRELEKLILSMPSGEYQNYLKRIKDHETY
- a CDS encoding FdtA/QdtA family cupin domain-containing protein, which encodes MWNKIFIDVFGDDRGQLLPIEFRNLEFKPKRLYTIFGNQNGLTRGEHAHKNLKQLILNISGEFDLYLYDGKNSEVVELRHPGQAVYVSGVVWRELRNISEDCVINVLADQPFEQADYIHSLDEFYKEVIKDDNV
- a CDS encoding DegT/DnrJ/EryC1/StrS family aminotransferase; amino-acid sequence: MITFNDQSIINLAEIFSANDHTSTTTGGQYSKDCTTLISQKTGYKYAFLTPSCTSSIEIMSQFLFASGLTNVIVPSFTFTTSVIPFIDRGLKVTFCDVDPNTGCISPNELKKVITSRHDAVLCVSYAGYLPHQEEISEICKQNNCMFLQDDAQSIGNIGRNDEGMLPIADFSALSFHYTKNISCGEGGALLFNNSAFFDQVTEIVNKGTNRHLFLKGQVEKYNWTSLGGSHLMSEVTAIVLLSQLSKIDVITEYRRRIWDVYAQVLKDCVRFVHDRERSTNGHIFGVLTRDASDQKLLIKFLKSKGVQAVEHYTDLSASPFSKKASIEKHCSGAREISSRIVRLPIGLHVTENEATRIANFVKVYFE
- a CDS encoding glycosyltransferase yields the protein MNNALHILALNYNNGRYVNEFLTSLKSQCLINCVVTIVDDASTDGSAQDIISFVHEHALDWNVVINSQNEGINATIYHNLDTRYAFTKIIATDDIFAADAVTKYSKHLHNSRADILYSDGLIIDQKSQKIGEYNSVPAWFFNSGFFFQLSLYNNFLPSPTVVVKTSLMMTALETYSHIKNMEDWPLLVHSLRQRSRYIKLDSRLILYRRHAQSLAVATSPGGIGNNGMDRMAFDISKVLDQNVKSASMRTKLIGIYPRVFELKNGKNSRFVGSIKYFAIESLFLKILMYISTGSARFVKLKGDFYD
- a CDS encoding methyltransferase domain-containing protein encodes the protein MINIFGAVINFIFNPAYSLNMKIRRNVAKNLSRKKRTLDFGCGTCIHADCVEPQYYIGVDVEDRRGPESSEVKHIVYSGNNLSSLKLGKVEQILCLEVLEHISEYEKALSELTNTLVPGGIMVISVPFIWPEHETPNDFNRFTIYGLSELLLKHNCEILECKKIGFATLTLFTLSIRNILRSILGRNISILLCAGLSIICNILNLLNRSQHAALYTNTIVVVQKIDT
- a CDS encoding acyltransferase, whose protein sequence is MIHKLSDVRSNCIGIGTNVWQFTVILEGCVIGRNCNICSHCYIESGVIVGDNVTIKNSAMIYDGVQIGDNCFIGPNVTFTNDRYPKSKNVNFQKLETQVGAGTSIGAGVTILPGVKIGKNCVVAAGATIIRDLPDNAKYIK
- a CDS encoding NAD-dependent epimerase/dehydratase family protein, coding for MDNLEEKKMKIMVLGGDGFCGWPTALELIHNGHEVLIVDNLARRNIDNELSTQSLTPITDINQRISVANELVGTLGFVYLDISSQFTEFKDCVSEFRPDTIVHFAEQRSAPYSMLDADRRIYTTNNNVNGTTNVLNAIIEVNRDIHLVHLGTMGVYGYNDNFGKIPEGYLDITIKSTGYPTEILYPANPGSVYHMTKCLDQLLFQFYCKNWGLKITDLHQGIVWGTETKITKRHDSLSNRFDYDGEFGTVLNRFLTQAAKGLPLTVYGSGGQRRAFININDTTKCVRLAIENHDFERKKVRIFNQVSEVRGVEELAHIISDLTGCEVSYVDNPRKELAKNELFVENAGLRSLGFEPITLNEGLLDEILQVVTPNLHRMNDANVTSRAKW
- a CDS encoding DegT/DnrJ/EryC1/StrS family aminotransferase; translated protein: MVVKLIDLDRVNGSAFNSFLNELIRLKGSDEAFPFWINGKNKELFEDSFGKEISGCDYNIGVGNGYDAIRIGTKALISAGILKIGDEVLVPTNTFIASASALIDAGLKVKFVDVEKDDGLASVNCFTEGVTERTKAIMCVHLYGKASKLKELYDFCEVNNIVLMEDCAQAHGARSDQIVCGSAGNISFYSFYPGKSLGALGDGGMISTCNLAIANHCRMISNYGSREKYKYESIGQNSRLDEIQAIFLIEKLKTYFENCKKRIALAKLYCDSINNPNIELMNYGNMDGDHIFHLFPVLVRNRKTFQSYMSKCEIETGVHYPQSLDKLEIFKNVERVKIKNAHIISESIVSLPMHECLERAEINHVIEMVNNFSC
- a CDS encoding glycosyltransferase yields the protein MKNLVIICSCVTTSSGVHGGVSTLINEISDNIEGHGVDLQIIALHGISPVNDTNNVTVLQSWEHQSDWNKFIKFIYWIKTSFLLLVHLIQGYRHYRQTPIISTSPGPSCILPFLFNKVFIWENVAFFGKRNSIDSLRLRLFSVFRSTIIVPTESEKEYLNTLFPKLLVVHLRNWVSPKVLRKLDTFVLSSTNEFRLLAAGMLHERKGFDLLLEALSRVDSPIRKRIKVDIYGEGSERENLEGLIDDLSLTSQVSLKGFSENLYASYRYYDCFVLPSRFEGFPLVMLNALYAGLPVIAFDCPTGPGAIINSDNGFLIENGNVQEMAKAFEKIIKTQDHVTFRKACPESVSNFRLDNSITTLLDIVFHCKS